A genomic stretch from Candidatus Atribacteria bacterium ADurb.Bin276 includes:
- a CDS encoding Asp/Glu/Hydantoin racemase, with translation MKLKIIVPIITKLFEAETEKEVKQFLSPDTEIDVECIPYGSASIESAYDEAACAPGILHLAEKAQKQGFDGVFIDCMGDPALAAARERLEIPVVGPGRTSMLFAADLAHRFSVVTVLESVVVLLENLAHEAGVGKKLASIRWVNIPVLELGDRDKLMNALVEESEKALGEDQAHALILGCTGMMGVADELSAELFRRGYRIPLIYPVSTALKYLETLVNLKLTQSKKTYQIPSNKERNLWERLGS, from the coding sequence GTGAAACTTAAAATTATTGTACCAATAATAACCAAATTATTTGAAGCAGAAACCGAGAAAGAAGTGAAACAGTTTTTATCACCGGATACAGAAATCGATGTAGAATGTATCCCTTATGGATCAGCTTCTATCGAATCAGCTTATGATGAAGCAGCTTGTGCACCAGGGATTCTTCATTTAGCCGAAAAAGCCCAAAAACAAGGATTCGATGGCGTGTTTATTGATTGTATGGGAGATCCTGCGCTGGCTGCCGCTCGAGAACGTTTAGAGATTCCCGTTGTTGGTCCGGGAAGAACCTCAATGCTTTTTGCGGCTGACCTTGCCCACCGTTTCTCAGTGGTTACCGTTTTGGAAAGTGTCGTTGTCTTGTTGGAAAACTTGGCGCACGAAGCCGGCGTTGGAAAGAAATTAGCGTCAATCCGATGGGTCAATATTCCGGTTCTTGAATTAGGCGATCGAGACAAATTAATGAATGCATTGGTTGAAGAATCAGAAAAGGCACTTGGTGAAGACCAGGCACATGCTCTTATTTTGGGTTGTACTGGTATGATGGGTGTTGCCGACGAACTTTCTGCGGAGCTTTTCAGACGTGGTTATCGAATCCCGCTGATTTATCCGGTATCAACCGCTCTCAAATATCTGGAAACTCTGGTTAATTTAAAACTTACTCAGAGTAAAAAGACCTATCAGATCCCTTCTAATAAGGAGCGGAATCTATGGGAGCGACTTGGTTCATAA